In Scatophagus argus isolate fScaArg1 chromosome 18, fScaArg1.pri, whole genome shotgun sequence, the DNA window tacaTTGATCTTTACTTGCTTGTGGTACTTGAGATTGAGCCCACTTTCATTTAAGATCTCAATTAACGTAttggtgtttatttattcaaggTAACTGCATGTCCAGTTGGTGGCACTGTGCTTCCACCATACAACTGTTTCATTTGTCTAAGTTCATTATTTATACTCTTGACACCTACTGCAACCTACCATCTGCAGGTCAGTTTGCTGAGAACGAAACCAATGAAGTGAACTTCAGGGAGATTCCGTCTCATGTCCTGTCCAAGGTCTGCATGTACTTTACATACAAAGTCCGTTACACCAACAGCTCCACAGAAATACCTGAGTTCCCCATCGCTCCGGAGATCGCACTGGAACTGCTCATGGCTGCAAACTTTTTGGATTGCTAAAATTATGAAGATAATGTAGTAGCTTAAAAcactttttagattttttttgaatattta includes these proteins:
- the eloca gene encoding elongin C paralog a, which produces MDGEERTYGGCEGPDAMYVKLISSDGHEFIVKREHALTSGTIKAMLSGPGQFAENETNEVNFREIPSHVLSKVCMYFTYKVRYTNSSTEIPEFPIAPEIALELLMAANFLDC